The Longimicrobium sp. genomic sequence GCCCGTGCGCTGGGAGATCGAGCTGCTGGAGCACGAGCCGGATTCGCGCGAGGTGACCGCGTCGCCCGTGGGCGATCCGCCGCCGCTGCCGCCCATGCGGGAGGCGTCGTGAGCGGGCTGTTGCGCGGGCCCCTGCTGGCGCTGGACAGCTCCGGCCGCTCCGCGTACGTGGCCGTGGAGGTGGACGGGCGCGTGCTCGCGGGGGAGACCGTCTCGGCCCAAGCCAATGCGTCGTCGGCGTTGATGCCTGCCGTGGACCGCGCAGTGGCCGCCGCGGGGCTGCGGCCCCGGGACGTCGCGGCCGTGGTGTGCGGCGGGGGGCCGGGCTCATTCACCGGGCTGCGCATCGCCGCGGCGACGGCAAAGGGGATCGTCCGCGCGCTGGGCGTGCCGCTGTACGCCTACTCGGGGCTGATGGCCGCGGCGGCCGCGCACCGGGTGGACGAGCGGCCCGTCTGCGCGTTGTTCGACGCCCGCAACCACGAGGTGTACGCGGGGTGCTGGTCGTTCGGCGGCGATTGCGTGCGCGAGGAAGTGCTCGGTGTCGCCGCGCTGGGGATCGACGAGCTGGTGGAGCGGCTGCGCCGCCTGCCTGTGCGCTTTGTGGGGGACGGCGCAGCGCTGCACCGGGATGCGCTCGTGGCGGAGTTCGGCGGCGATGCGGTGGACGTGGAGGACCGGTCGCTCGCGCGCGGGCTGCTCTGGCTGGCGCGCGCGGCGGCCGACGCGGGGCGGGTGGCGGACGCGGCGGCGTGGGAGCCGGAGTACGTGCGCGCCGCTGGGGTGGAGCGCATCGCGGCGGCCAGGGCGGGCGCGTGATGTCGACGCCGATGGCGGACACGCCGATGGCGCGGGCTGCGTCGTTCCACGTCCGCCGCTGCCGCGAGGGCGACATCGCGCGGGTGCTGGAGATCGAGATCTCGAGCTTTACCATGCCGTGGAAGGAGGACACCTTCCGCGGGCTGCTGAAGCGCACCGACAGCGATTTCCTGGTGGCCGAGATGGACGGCGACGTCGTGGGCTACGCCGCCGCGTGGACGGTGCTGGACCAGGCGGAACTTGGCAACGTGGCCGTGGCGCCCGAGGCGCGCGGCGCCGGGGTGGGCGGCGCGCTGGTGGACGCCGTGGTGGACCACGTGCGCGACCGTGGCGCCGCGGAGCTGTTTCTGGAGGTGCGCGTTTCCAACGAGGCGGCCAAGTCCGTCTACCGCCAGCGCGGCTTTACCGGCGTGGGCCGCCGCCGAGCGTACTACTCGCACCCCACCGAGGACGCGCTGGTGATGCGGCTGCGGATACAATCGTTTTCTTGACACGCATCGGGCGCCCCTTTATCATGGCGCTTTCGCGTCCACTCTGTTCGCTTGAATTCACTGAGGAGGAGCCGTGGCCCGCAGCCTG encodes the following:
- the rimI gene encoding ribosomal protein S18-alanine N-acetyltransferase, producing the protein MSTPMADTPMARAASFHVRRCREGDIARVLEIEISSFTMPWKEDTFRGLLKRTDSDFLVAEMDGDVVGYAAAWTVLDQAELGNVAVAPEARGAGVGGALVDAVVDHVRDRGAAELFLEVRVSNEAAKSVYRQRGFTGVGRRRAYYSHPTEDALVMRLRIQSFS
- the tsaB gene encoding tRNA (adenosine(37)-N6)-threonylcarbamoyltransferase complex dimerization subunit type 1 TsaB → MSGLLRGPLLALDSSGRSAYVAVEVDGRVLAGETVSAQANASSALMPAVDRAVAAAGLRPRDVAAVVCGGGPGSFTGLRIAAATAKGIVRALGVPLYAYSGLMAAAAAHRVDERPVCALFDARNHEVYAGCWSFGGDCVREEVLGVAALGIDELVERLRRLPVRFVGDGAALHRDALVAEFGGDAVDVEDRSLARGLLWLARAAADAGRVADAAAWEPEYVRAAGVERIAAARAGA